Proteins encoded in a region of the Parcubacteria group bacterium genome:
- a CDS encoding alpha-ketoacid dehydrogenase subunit beta, giving the protein MNSECVITFSQALNESLSKAMSRDKNIVLLGEEISFGGGRYYVTRELAEKFGKERVVDTPLIEDMIVGAGIGMALGGLHPIVELMYGAFLSLSIDDIYRAATWNFRYPFSKPISIIIRVASGAYDGRGPEFGANFMSWFQHIPGLKIIIPSNPYDAKGLLNAAIESKSPILFFEDRTLYPTLGKVSTEDYIVPIGKSKIVLPGGDITLICCGYMTHLALRAAKMLSKENISAEILDLKTLVPLDIETIMMSAGKTRRVAIIEQGIMRGGIGAEIGMRVVDNNKNIIVKRIAAPNIPPAPLAWEHHTLPSAETISAEVKNFLSKNNSK; this is encoded by the coding sequence ATGAATAGCGAATGCGTTATCACTTTTAGCCAGGCGCTAAATGAGTCCCTGAGTAAAGCAATGAGTCGCGATAAAAACATCGTCTTGCTTGGCGAAGAAATATCTTTCGGCGGTGGCCGGTATTATGTAACGCGCGAATTGGCCGAAAAATTCGGAAAAGAAAGGGTTGTTGATACGCCGCTTATAGAAGATATGATTGTTGGCGCTGGTATTGGTATGGCGCTCGGCGGATTGCATCCAATTGTTGAATTAATGTATGGCGCGTTTCTTTCTCTATCCATTGACGATATATATCGAGCCGCTACTTGGAATTTCAGATATCCTTTTTCCAAACCAATATCGATAATAATAAGGGTTGCTTCTGGCGCTTACGATGGGCGGGGGCCGGAATTTGGCGCCAATTTTATGTCTTGGTTTCAACATATACCCGGTTTAAAAATTATTATTCCTTCAAATCCCTATGACGCTAAAGGCCTTTTAAATGCCGCGATTGAAAGTAAATCGCCGATTTTATTTTTTGAAGATAGAACTCTTTATCCAACTTTAGGAAAAGTATCAACAGAAGATTATATTGTACCGATTGGGAAATCAAAAATAGTTCTTCCCGGTGGCGACATTACTTTGATATGTTGCGGTTACATGACGCATTTAGCTTTAAGGGCGGCCAAGATGCTTTCAAAGGAAAATATCAGCGCCGAAATTTTAGATTTAAAAACCTTAGTACCGCTTGATATTGAAACCATAATGATGTCGGCGGGGAAAACCAGACGCGTCGCGATAATTGAACAGGGCATAATGAGAGGAGGCATTGGCGCAGAAATCGGCATGAGGGTGGTTGATAATAATAAAAATATAATCGTAAAACGCATTGCGGCGCCGAATATCCCGCCCGCTCCCTTGGCATGGGAACACCATACTTTGCCGTCGGCAGAAACTATAAGCGCGGAAGTTAAAAATTTTTTATCAAAAAATAACTCTAAGTAA
- a CDS encoding thiamine pyrophosphate-dependent dehydrogenase E1 component subunit alpha → MADYIHIYKTVITGRVLDAAIRSLYDRGESLVRKFLYSGKGQEAAAAIAALLNKEDYLFPHSYRGFTHLIAKGIPLEKIVGEFFGKKTGMLRGFGDVGGFGYYPELGVMGYSTILGGNFAIACGLAKSIRKSGKKNIVAIFFGDGEASRSTFSGALNIASLWGLPIVFICENNGLAISTPIEMTSATPNIVDRGRGYNIESHFFDGEKIFHFFRETEKIIDNVRREQKPVLIEILTPRLGGHFYMEEKWRYDFTPPVSNRLDPLILFEKELLENKIMEKRQINNIYDQILKEVNDAIEKSLKTSVSSQEEFLSFYKEKL, encoded by the coding sequence ATGGCGGACTATATTCATATATATAAAACAGTAATAACTGGTCGGGTTTTGGATGCGGCGATTAGATCTTTATACGATCGCGGCGAATCCCTTGTAAGAAAATTTCTTTATTCCGGCAAGGGGCAGGAAGCGGCGGCTGCTATTGCCGCGCTTCTTAATAAAGAAGACTATCTCTTCCCTCATTCTTATCGCGGTTTTACTCATCTTATCGCCAAAGGTATTCCTTTAGAAAAAATAGTAGGGGAGTTTTTCGGAAAGAAAACCGGCATGTTAAGAGGTTTTGGTGATGTTGGCGGCTTTGGTTATTATCCGGAATTGGGCGTTATGGGATACAGCACAATTTTAGGCGGCAACTTCGCGATCGCCTGCGGTCTTGCCAAATCAATTAGGAAAAGCGGTAAAAAAAATATTGTAGCGATATTTTTCGGAGATGGGGAGGCCTCTCGCAGTACTTTTAGTGGTGCTTTGAATATTGCCTCGCTTTGGGGGCTCCCCATCGTATTTATTTGCGAAAATAATGGTTTGGCTATTTCTACACCTATTGAAATGACATCAGCAACACCCAATATCGTGGATCGGGGGCGTGGTTATAATATAGAATCCCATTTTTTTGATGGAGAAAAAATATTCCATTTTTTTAGAGAAACAGAAAAGATTATTGACAATGTTCGACGCGAACAAAAACCGGTATTAATTGAGATTTTAACACCGCGTTTAGGCGGGCATTTTTATATGGAAGAAAAATGGCGCTATGATTTTACGCCACCGGTCTCTAACCGTTTAGACCCATTGATTTTATTTGAAAAAGAACTTTTAGAAAATAAAATTATGGAAAAAAGACAAATAAATAACATTTACGATCAAATACTTAAAGAAGTAAATGACGCGATTGAAAAATCTTTAAAAACTTCAGTTTCTTCGCAAGAGGAGTTTCTTTCTTTTTATAAAGAAAAACTATGA